In Woeseia oceani, one DNA window encodes the following:
- a CDS encoding beta-ketoacyl-ACP synthase III has protein sequence MKYSRIAGTGRYLPERVLTNADLEKMVETSDEWIRTRTGVERRHIAAEEQSTSDLCVEAAQQAMDAAAVGIDDIDLIIVGTTTPDLIFPNIGTLIQQKLGIHGCPAFSVEAACTGFIYALSTADKFVRAGEAKCALVIGAEILSKIVDWSDRTTCVLFGDGAGAVILKPSDEAGIISTHLGADGQYKDLLYYPYGASHQLHKTAGDDAKIIMKGNEVFKVAVKTLGGVAEEALKANNIGKDELDWLVPHQANLRIIQATAKRLNISMDNVILTVQDHGNTSAASVPMALDVGVRDGRIKRGQLVLMEAFGGGFTWGSVLMRY, from the coding sequence ATGAAATATTCACGTATAGCCGGAACGGGCCGCTATCTGCCGGAACGCGTCTTGACCAACGCGGATCTGGAAAAGATGGTTGAGACCAGCGATGAATGGATTCGAACCCGCACGGGTGTCGAACGCCGCCATATTGCTGCTGAGGAACAGTCAACCTCGGACCTTTGCGTAGAAGCAGCGCAACAGGCGATGGATGCGGCGGCGGTCGGGATCGACGATATCGACCTCATCATTGTTGGTACGACTACGCCGGATCTGATCTTCCCGAACATCGGCACCCTCATACAGCAAAAGCTCGGGATACACGGTTGCCCGGCTTTCAGCGTCGAGGCTGCGTGCACCGGCTTTATCTACGCGCTGTCCACGGCGGACAAGTTTGTGCGCGCAGGCGAAGCGAAGTGTGCGCTGGTCATTGGCGCTGAAATTCTGTCAAAGATTGTCGACTGGAGTGACCGGACAACATGCGTTTTGTTCGGTGACGGCGCGGGTGCCGTAATACTCAAACCGTCGGATGAGGCGGGCATTATTTCAACGCACCTTGGCGCCGACGGTCAGTACAAGGATTTGCTCTATTACCCTTACGGTGCGTCGCATCAGTTGCACAAGACCGCCGGTGATGACGCCAAGATCATAATGAAAGGCAACGAAGTATTTAAGGTAGCCGTAAAAACGCTGGGTGGGGTCGCCGAAGAGGCGCTCAAAGCCAACAACATTGGCAAAGATGAACTCGACTGGCTGGTACCGCATCAAGCGAATTTGCGAATTATCCAGGCGACGGCAAAGCGCCTGAATATCAGTATGGACAACGTTATCCTGACAGTACAGGACCATGGCAATACATCGGCTGCGTCGGTGCCGATGGCGCTGGACGTGGGGGTCCGCGATGGACGCATTAAAAGAGGACAGCTGGTGTTGATGGAGGCCTTTGGTGGTGGGTTCACCTGGGGCTCTGTCCTGATGCGTTACTGA
- a CDS encoding glutathione S-transferase family protein — protein sequence MALQLVIGNKNYSSWSLRAWLLLAEKGIDFEEIRIPLNTPEYQDRIKPYSPTRCVPVLLIDGKAIWDTLAIAETVAERFPQMQLWPVDAERRAHARSVSAEMHSGFNALRSAMPMNCRAMGRKVPLPEGVIHDIDRVFEIWSDCHRQYGGGWLFGEFSIADAMFAPVVLRLRTYGINLPDSASHYPARLLESAALQNWLADAESETEVIEMDEAGR from the coding sequence ATGGCACTACAGCTGGTCATTGGTAACAAGAACTATTCGTCGTGGTCGTTACGAGCCTGGCTACTGCTGGCCGAGAAAGGCATCGATTTCGAAGAGATTCGGATACCCCTGAATACACCTGAATACCAGGATCGGATCAAACCGTATTCCCCCACGCGCTGCGTACCGGTATTACTGATCGACGGTAAGGCGATCTGGGATACGCTGGCAATTGCAGAAACAGTCGCGGAACGATTTCCACAAATGCAACTGTGGCCTGTCGATGCCGAGCGACGGGCACACGCCCGCAGTGTCAGTGCTGAGATGCACAGCGGTTTCAATGCCCTTAGATCGGCGATGCCCATGAACTGTCGGGCGATGGGCAGAAAGGTGCCGCTGCCGGAAGGCGTTATCCACGACATTGACCGCGTGTTTGAGATCTGGAGCGATTGCCACCGGCAATACGGTGGTGGCTGGCTGTTTGGTGAATTCAGCATTGCAGACGCCATGTTTGCGCCGGTTGTGTTGCGACTCCGAACCTACGGCATTAACTTGCCGGATTCAGCGAGTCACTACCCGGCGCGTTTGCTTGAAAGCGCTGCACTACAGAACTGGTTGGCTGACGCGGAGTCAGAGACAGAAGTAATTGAAATGGACGAGGCTGGACGATGA
- a CDS encoding L,D-transpeptidase family protein, translating into MKQGLKGGMGVLCVLLLVVSQPSFAEVYDLPPEGTDVIGAVTTVRARADDTLIDIARRHGLGYEDIVIANPDVDVWLPGEGTEIVLPTRFVLPPGPRRGVILNLPEYRMYYYPKVAEGEKPVVMTFPMSIGRMDWETPLGRTRVTQKVRNPAWYPPASVRAEHEADGRPLPRVVPAGPDNPLGERAMRLDIPGYLIHGTNRPAGVGMRVTHGCIRMFPEDIEYLFEHVAINTEVTIINAPVKLGWDGDELVLEAHRILDVVAPPADAVLADVAEVLAGEAERALAIDAGAEPATVAELPAATMTANGLTALTEQYVAITAAQQGELDWDAAESQVAKPSGIPQSVGKRIKNAATSAAFE; encoded by the coding sequence ATGAAGCAGGGACTGAAGGGTGGTATGGGCGTGCTGTGCGTATTGTTGCTGGTCGTTTCGCAACCGTCGTTCGCCGAAGTGTACGATTTGCCGCCGGAAGGCACGGATGTCATCGGTGCAGTGACAACGGTACGCGCGCGGGCAGACGATACCTTGATTGACATCGCCCGTCGTCATGGGCTGGGCTACGAGGATATCGTCATAGCCAACCCGGACGTGGACGTCTGGTTGCCCGGTGAGGGTACGGAAATCGTATTGCCTACTCGGTTTGTACTGCCGCCCGGTCCGCGTCGTGGCGTGATTTTGAATCTGCCCGAGTACCGCATGTACTACTACCCGAAAGTTGCCGAGGGTGAGAAGCCGGTTGTCATGACGTTCCCGATGAGCATCGGGCGTATGGACTGGGAGACCCCGCTCGGGCGAACGCGAGTGACCCAAAAGGTTCGGAACCCGGCCTGGTATCCGCCTGCCTCTGTGCGTGCCGAACACGAGGCCGATGGCAGGCCGCTGCCGCGAGTCGTGCCAGCGGGGCCGGATAACCCTCTGGGCGAACGGGCGATGCGATTGGATATTCCCGGCTACCTTATCCACGGAACGAACCGTCCGGCAGGTGTTGGTATGCGCGTTACCCACGGCTGCATTCGGATGTTTCCCGAAGACATCGAATACTTGTTTGAACACGTCGCCATTAATACTGAAGTCACGATCATCAATGCCCCCGTCAAGTTGGGTTGGGACGGCGACGAGCTGGTGCTTGAAGCCCACCGTATTCTGGACGTGGTCGCGCCACCTGCAGATGCAGTGTTGGCAGACGTTGCTGAAGTTCTCGCCGGTGAGGCGGAGCGGGCGTTAGCGATTGACGCTGGAGCGGAACCTGCCACAGTTGCCGAGTTGCCTGCTGCAACAATGACGGCCAATGGCCTGACCGCTTTGACTGAACAGTACGTGGCGATTACTGCCGCGCAACAGGGCGAGCTCGACTGGGATGCTGCCGAAAGTCAGGTTGCGAAGCCGAGCGGTATTCCGCAAAGCGTTGGAAAGCGCATAAAAAACGCCGCGACAAGCGCGGCGTTTGAGTAA
- a CDS encoding Lpp/OprI family alanine-zipper lipoprotein: protein MMIKNALKVGAAVLVLGLASGCASTEGIDAVRATADAAARDAASAKSAAEAARAAADSAARAAASAQSTADRALSAANSAQSCCDANRDRLERMFQKSMSK from the coding sequence ATGATGATCAAGAACGCACTCAAAGTGGGCGCAGCCGTGCTGGTCCTCGGTCTGGCCTCTGGTTGTGCCAGCACCGAAGGTATTGATGCCGTACGGGCCACAGCCGACGCCGCCGCTCGTGACGCAGCTTCAGCAAAATCAGCAGCAGAAGCTGCACGTGCAGCTGCAGACAGCGCTGCTCGCGCCGCTGCAAGCGCACAGAGCACAGCTGATCGTGCACTGTCCGCCGCTAACTCGGCCCAATCGTGCTGTGACGCGAACCGGGACCGCCTGGAACGCATGTTCCAGAAATCGATGTCCAAGTAG
- a CDS encoding glutathione S-transferase family protein, whose translation MGYILYGDPGSGSAIVELALAEIGVEVELRDVSLDDGQQGSQEYAAVNSQQKLPSLITPNGTTLTESAAILLTLAERHPESGLLPEAARDRALAMRWLLFMATELYPIIEFHDYPERFQPEGDDTPSARRDELRKHATMIWQRRWLLVEKAADADPWFQSCGLGVLDIYAAVLCQWAMDDEWRSTMMPRVSAIAERIAARESLQRVWKRHFA comes from the coding sequence ATGGGCTACATTCTTTATGGAGATCCAGGCTCCGGATCAGCAATCGTCGAGCTTGCTCTCGCCGAAATCGGCGTGGAGGTCGAATTGCGCGATGTTTCGCTGGATGATGGCCAGCAAGGCAGCCAAGAATACGCTGCGGTCAATTCGCAACAGAAGCTCCCGAGCCTGATTACTCCCAATGGCACGACTCTGACCGAGTCCGCGGCCATATTGTTGACGCTGGCTGAACGCCATCCGGAATCGGGCTTGTTGCCCGAGGCGGCCCGCGATCGGGCCTTGGCGATGCGCTGGCTGTTGTTCATGGCGACAGAGCTCTATCCCATCATCGAGTTTCACGATTACCCGGAAAGATTCCAGCCGGAAGGCGACGACACCCCGTCGGCGCGCCGCGATGAGTTGCGTAAGCACGCAACGATGATCTGGCAACGCCGCTGGCTGCTGGTCGAGAAGGCCGCCGATGCGGATCCCTGGTTCCAGTCCTGCGGACTGGGTGTTCTCGACATATACGCTGCCGTACTGTGCCAGTGGGCGATGGATGATGAGTGGCGATCCACGATGATGCCGCGTGTTTCTGCCATAGCCGAACGCATTGCCGCACGCGAATCGCTGCAGCGTGTTTGGAAACGCCATTTCGCGTAA
- a CDS encoding ABC transporter ATP-binding protein, with amino-acid sequence MNSTVLIVENLGKSYGDVLAVDGVSFRAERGSVFGLLGPNGAGKSTTINCISGLLPPSSGRASINGADIVNAAKAAKQSLGVVPQDLALYDDLSAIDNLRFWGQAYGLRGSELDERVKTVLTYIGLGDRARDLPKTFSGGMKRRLNFGCAVVHRPAVLLLDEPTVGVDPQSRSRLFELVESERANGACIVYTTHYMEEAERLCDSVAIIDNGQLIAQGTVAALREQLDARDVLQLSGNFDTEKCTRAINDLQAGALDKLQIVSHDEGSLVLSLPDASQHLSSIFQVLDNSGATIAETSLRRPNLETLFMLLTGKELRE; translated from the coding sequence ATGAACAGCACCGTACTGATCGTTGAAAATCTGGGGAAATCGTACGGGGATGTGCTTGCTGTAGATGGCGTCAGCTTTCGCGCTGAACGTGGTTCGGTATTCGGTTTGCTGGGCCCCAACGGCGCCGGCAAGTCCACAACTATCAACTGTATTTCGGGCCTATTGCCACCGAGTTCGGGGCGGGCAAGCATTAACGGCGCGGACATAGTCAACGCCGCCAAAGCGGCAAAGCAATCGCTGGGCGTGGTGCCACAGGATCTGGCGCTGTACGACGATCTTTCCGCCATCGACAACTTGCGTTTCTGGGGGCAAGCCTACGGTCTGCGTGGGTCCGAACTCGACGAGCGTGTAAAGACTGTCCTGACATACATTGGTTTGGGTGATCGCGCACGTGATCTGCCAAAGACATTCTCGGGTGGGATGAAACGGCGACTGAATTTCGGATGCGCCGTTGTTCACCGGCCAGCGGTCTTGCTGCTGGACGAGCCTACAGTAGGCGTTGATCCACAATCACGCTCGCGGCTGTTCGAACTGGTGGAATCGGAACGTGCCAACGGTGCCTGCATTGTTTACACAACGCACTACATGGAGGAAGCAGAGCGCTTGTGTGACTCCGTGGCAATAATCGACAACGGACAACTCATCGCCCAGGGCACGGTCGCTGCATTGCGCGAGCAACTTGATGCGCGCGATGTATTGCAACTCAGTGGTAATTTCGACACCGAGAAATGCACGCGAGCAATCAATGACCTGCAGGCTGGCGCATTGGATAAGTTGCAAATTGTTTCGCACGACGAGGGATCTCTCGTTCTCAGTTTGCCCGACGCATCACAGCACTTGTCCAGCATTTTTCAGGTGCTGGACAACAGTGGTGCAACGATTGCCGAAACAAGCCTGCGACGCCCCAACCTGGAAACACTGTTCATGTTGCTGACTGGCAAAGAACTGCGCGAGTGA
- a CDS encoding ABC transporter permease: protein MSFLISSASKDLVRWSRDSVSVLLWLGIPFLIGGLLTLLMSADGAKPRGTLLIHDKDQTFLSGAIGSAFTQGQLGELIVVEMVTELDGEARIDAGDASAFLLIPEGFSNAIVNAEPLNLLLTTNPAQTILPQIIGDVVEVLLDAGFYAQQMFASEISTALAAGNAPDSVLVANIAVSINEKLEAAGPLLFPPAFDIEILAPPAEQPSPPIALLFLPGIVLMAVLLAANGLAADYWSERELGTLRRLMYTPGRVQQFLLGKALAVAVITLLLAGLTLVAGFVYHGIPYAHFLPSLLFVTVAGVALFSWFGLLQMLANSRRAANLLTTILLFPLLMLGGSFFPFAAMPEGLAAIGRLTPNGFVVDRLTTEITGLSAWSINAGSWLLLLVATTLGLICSGWRLRNGFARS, encoded by the coding sequence GTGAGTTTCCTGATCAGCTCCGCAAGCAAAGACCTCGTTCGCTGGAGTCGCGATTCCGTATCGGTATTGCTCTGGCTCGGCATACCGTTTTTGATCGGGGGACTGCTCACGTTGTTGATGAGTGCTGATGGCGCAAAGCCTCGCGGCACGCTGCTGATCCACGATAAGGATCAGACTTTCCTGAGTGGCGCGATTGGCAGTGCGTTCACGCAAGGTCAGCTGGGTGAACTGATTGTCGTTGAGATGGTGACTGAGCTTGACGGCGAGGCACGGATCGATGCAGGCGATGCGAGCGCTTTTCTGTTGATTCCGGAGGGTTTCAGCAACGCTATAGTGAATGCAGAACCGCTGAACTTGTTGCTCACCACAAACCCCGCGCAGACCATACTGCCGCAGATCATTGGCGATGTTGTTGAGGTTCTGCTTGACGCGGGTTTTTACGCGCAACAGATGTTCGCGAGTGAAATAAGCACAGCATTGGCGGCCGGGAATGCACCGGACAGTGTGCTGGTGGCGAACATTGCTGTCTCGATCAACGAGAAACTGGAAGCAGCGGGGCCGTTACTGTTCCCACCGGCATTTGATATTGAGATTCTCGCGCCACCTGCCGAACAACCCAGCCCCCCTATAGCCCTCTTATTCCTGCCCGGCATCGTGCTGATGGCGGTACTGTTGGCTGCTAACGGTCTCGCTGCAGACTATTGGTCGGAGCGAGAGTTGGGAACGCTACGTCGCCTGATGTATACGCCAGGGCGTGTGCAGCAATTTTTGCTTGGCAAAGCGTTGGCCGTTGCTGTGATTACGCTGCTGTTGGCAGGGCTGACTCTGGTAGCGGGGTTTGTGTATCACGGCATACCGTATGCTCATTTCTTGCCGTCTTTGTTGTTTGTCACTGTCGCCGGTGTCGCGTTGTTCAGTTGGTTCGGTTTGCTGCAGATGTTGGCGAACAGCCGGCGTGCTGCAAACCTTTTGACGACGATTCTGTTGTTTCCTTTGCTGATGCTTGGTGGCAGCTTTTTCCCGTTCGCGGCAATGCCTGAAGGCCTCGCGGCTATCGGTCGGCTGACGCCAAACGGCTTTGTTGTCGATCGACTGACCACGGAAATAACCGGGCTAAGTGCGTGGAGTATCAATGCCGGCAGTTGGCTGCTGCTCCTCGTAGCCACAACATTGGGTCTGATCTGCTCCGGCTGGCGCCTGCGCAATGGTTTTGCGAGGAGTTAG